From the Lysinibacillus fusiformis genome, the window ATGGACAGTTACCCATCTACTGTTTTTTCAAAGCGTCTCATAAAACAAATAAAGTCTACTAGATTTTAATATTCATTTACCGTGAACTTTATGCCTAAAATCCTATAACTGTCACAAAATAGTTAAAACAAAAACCTCTTTTATAAAAAGAGGTTTTTTTATTGCGCTCATATAGAACGTTTGTTCTGAAGTGCGAAAAAGGGCATTTTTTTTCAATAAAGTTCCCAAATTTATATTTGGGAACGTTTTTTCATGGTAAAATAGAGCAAATAGAGGTGATACGCATGCAAAAAACGAAGCAACCAAAATTCATGAAGGATTTTCTTGTCTATTTAACGACCATCAAAGGAAAGTCTCAGCGTACAAGAAAAGAATATGAATATGACCTGACCTTATTTTTTCGCTTCCACAAAGCTGTCCAAGAAGATTTGAATATAGAGAATTTAGCTGCCATTGATATTAGCACTATTACAATAGAAGAAATCCGTGAAATGACATTAGAGGATCTTTATTTATTCATGGAATATTGTGAGGTACAGCGAGGCAATTCTGCCGCTGCAAGAGCACGAAAAGTGGCGACTTTAAAATCCTTTTTTAAATATCTAAAAGGCAAACGTCGACTCATTGAGGAAAATCCGGCAGATGAATTAGAGACACCGAAGATAGGCAAAAAAAGACCTATCTATATGAACCTCCAGGAAGCTACACAATTTATAGATGGAATTAAGAGCAATCAGGCATCCCCAAGAAATTATTGCATGATGATGTTTTTCTTAAATTTAGGCATTCGTGTCACTGAGCTATGTCAGCTCAATAAGACATCCATCCAAGGACGTTATTTAACCGTGATTGGGAAGGGCAACAAAGAGCGCACTGTCTATTTAAATGATAGCTGTATGCAGGCACTTGCTGACTATGAAAACTGTGGGAAGACACCCTATAAAGGAGAAGGCGAGGAGCCCCTTTTTGTATCACAAAAGGGAACACGCTTTACACGTCAAACCGTTGCCAAAATCGTTAAACGCATTAATCAGCAGTCAGGTCTTCAAAAAGAACGACTTACGCCACACAAGCTACGTCATACATCCGCGACGATGATGTATAAAGCAGGGGCAGATATCCGCAGTTTACAACATATTTTAGGGCATTCTAGTGTCGCAACCACGCAAATTTATACGCATATTGAAGATGAGCAGCTGCAGCATGTCTTAGAAAATAATCCATTTAATATTGTTCGAGAAAGATGATTTTGCTTTACCTGTATCGAATATATAGAAGAACGCCTAATGAAAGGGGTAGCTTAGGATGTCAAACGTCAAAGATCATCTCGATGCCACAAGGACACAATTGCTTCAGGAGATTGACACATTAGATGACACAGCCTTTAATAGGAAACCAGATGTACAAAGCTGGAGTGTAGCACAAATCTGTCATCATCTTGTATTAGTAGAGGAAGCAACGAGAAAAGCCATTGCTTGGGGATTAAAAGCCCAGGAAAATTCAACGCCTGCTCGAAAAAATGTTCAGCTCATTTTAGATCGGACAAAAAAAATCCAGGCGCCATCGATTGTAGAGCCGACAGAACAACCTTTTACCGTTCAAGCCATGCAGGATTTACTCGCCACAACAAGAAAGAACCTCCTCGCCTTTTTACAAACAATCGAGGATCCTGAAGTATTAGCTAAGCGCGCTGTGCAGCACCCAGCTTTGGGAGAATTACCACTCGATCAATGGATTGAAATGGTCTATTTGCACGAGCAACGTCATATCGAGCAATTACAAGAAATCGTTAGAGAATAGCAAGTATCAAGGGAATTTGGCCACAAGGGATGAGCTAAATTCCTTTTAATGTTATTCAATTTTTCTATTATAATCTCTTGACGTGTCACATAATCTGTTATATATTAAATAAAAATAATAACAACTGTTATAAAACAGATTCGTTAGAGGAGGAATTTTAAATGTCAAAGTATCGTGATGGTTATGAATTTTATTGTGAAATGTGTGAGCGCTATGGATTAGAAGCAATTTCTTTTCGTTACTATGTACTACAATTATCACAGCAACAACTTTCAGCTTACAATATGCAAGCAAAACAATTAGGAATTTAAAAGGATGTGATTATGACGGAAGCCGCCGTGAATATTTTATGAAAAGCCCAGCCATACTAAATAAAATGGTCTGGGCTTTCGTGATTTCAGTAAGAAATTTCAGATAATTTATTGACAAGTATCGCAGTCTGTTATATATTTTTAAACAAATAATATTTCTGTTATATAACAAAATAAACTAGACGTATAGTAACGAATGTGAAAGGAAGTTATGAGGATGACAGATTATCGAGAAGGTTATGAATTTTATCGCCAAGTTTGTGAGGAGCATGGGCTAGAGCCTATTAATTTTCACTATTACATTTTAAATTTATCGCAAGAGCAGTTAGATGCCTACAACAAGCAGGCGAAATCAACAGGGGGTTCAATTGAATATGAGGTCTCTTAACATCTAAAATGCCTTACTTCCTATGTGGGACAGTAAGGCATTTTACTTTAACAAAAATTTTACATAACATCAAAACGCAAAATATAAAACTTTAATGTTTTGTATTAAAAAGATAAATAGCCTAAATAAACTATTTACATTAGTTCAAAAGTATCAAAAAACTATATTTTTAGACAATTTCAAGGTGTTAATATCCACTAAATTTTGTCTGTTTTATTAAAAACTATCAAATGTAGCTTTGAATGTTTTTGAGATTTGGGTTGAATTAACTGCTTTTCTAAGACTATAATATAATTACATAAAAAAGGGCGATATACCACAACTTTATACCTCGCTGTAAGATAAAGCAAAAGTACCAAACCCTTCATATTTTAATGAATGGAGAATGAAAATGATGAATATCACGCCTAGTAGTATTAATCAAATGAACTACAGTCTAAAAGAATTACAAGATATCTTTTCCGCCATGAATAGTTCCATCATTGTAGCGATTACAGATCGCACCGGAAAAATTACTTTTGTTAATGATCATTTTTGTAAAATTTCCAAGTATACGCGTGAAGAATTAGTTGGCCAAGATCACCGTTTACTAAATTCAGGCTTTCATCCTAAATCTTTCTTTAGAGAGATGTGGAAAACAATCGGTAATGGCGATATGTGGAATGGCGAGGTGTGCAATCGTGCGAAAGATGGCAGTTTATATTGGGTGAAAACAACGATTATCCCGTTCCTAGATGAAAAGGGAAAGCCTTATCAATATATTGCCATTCGCGTAGATATTACAGCGCAAAAGGACATTAAAAAAATTACTCACATTGCCTATCATGATGAACTAACAGGGCTACCAAATCGTCGCAAATTAGAACAGCGTTTAGAAAATGAATTTCATCAATCTCGACGTACAGGAGAGAAGTTTGCGTTATTTTTCATTGATGTGAATCGTTTCAAACACATTAACGACGGACTTGGGCATATTATCGGCGATATGTTTTTAGTGGAAATGTCGAATCGTCTGCGCAATATTGATCATACATCAAATTCTTTCTATCGCCACAATAGCGATGAATTTGTCATGATTTTAAATGACGTCAGTCGCATTGAGGAAATGGCTAAGGAAATTATTAGCGTCTTCAATGAAAGCTTTATTGTCGACACCTATGAATTTTATGCAAGTATCAGCATCGGCATCAGTATATTCCCAGATCATGCAAACTCCGTAGAAGAATTATTGAAAAACGCAGATATTGCTATGTATGCAGCAAAATCTACACGAGGCAATCAATATCGCCTGTATCGTGACAATATGGATGAGGCCAATGATAAATGGCTTTTATTAGAAACGAAATTACATCAAGCATTAAAACAGGATCGTCTAGAATTACATTATCAGCCTAAAATAGACCTAAAAACAGATTCTGTCATTGGTATGGAGGCATTGCTACGCTGGTACGACCCTGAATTAGGGCATATTCCGCCAGATCGTTTTATTCCATTTGCGGAGGATTGCGGACTGATTAATGATATCGGTGTCTGGGTTTTACGTAAAGCATGTGCACAAGCTCGTCTTTGGAATGAATCACATGAATTATCCTTGCGAGTAGCCGTGAATATTTCGCCCATTCATATTAGCATAGGTGGCTTTGTTGATATGGTGCGTGGTGTCATTGCAGAAACAGGCATTGACCCTAATTTATTAGAAATTGAAATTACCGAGATGAGTATGCTTGATTATACGGAAGATTTAATTGATACAATCAAGCAATTACGAGCACTGGGTATTACTATTTCATTAGATGATTTCGGGACGGGCTATTCATCGCTAAACTACTTAAAAAAATTCCCGGTGGATGTGCTTAAAATAGATCGTGCCTTTGTCCGTGATATCGTGCCTGAAAAATCGGGAATCGCCATGATTTCGGCCATGATTTCATTAGCCCATGCCTTAAACCTACAAGTAGTAGCTGAGGGTGTGGAGGAGGAAGCTGAATTAAACGTACTGCGTGAGCACGGCTGTGAATATGTGCAGGGCTATTATTTCAGTAAGCCTTTATCGGTAGGAGATTTTACGAATCTCATTGTTAATTCTGTCACAAATAAATCCAGTTA encodes:
- a CDS encoding tyrosine recombinase XerC, which gives rise to MQKTKQPKFMKDFLVYLTTIKGKSQRTRKEYEYDLTLFFRFHKAVQEDLNIENLAAIDISTITIEEIREMTLEDLYLFMEYCEVQRGNSAAARARKVATLKSFFKYLKGKRRLIEENPADELETPKIGKKRPIYMNLQEATQFIDGIKSNQASPRNYCMMMFFLNLGIRVTELCQLNKTSIQGRYLTVIGKGNKERTVYLNDSCMQALADYENCGKTPYKGEGEEPLFVSQKGTRFTRQTVAKIVKRINQQSGLQKERLTPHKLRHTSATMMYKAGADIRSLQHILGHSSVATTQIYTHIEDEQLQHVLENNPFNIVRER
- a CDS encoding DinB family protein — protein: MSNVKDHLDATRTQLLQEIDTLDDTAFNRKPDVQSWSVAQICHHLVLVEEATRKAIAWGLKAQENSTPARKNVQLILDRTKKIQAPSIVEPTEQPFTVQAMQDLLATTRKNLLAFLQTIEDPEVLAKRAVQHPALGELPLDQWIEMVYLHEQRHIEQLQEIVRE
- a CDS encoding transcriptional regulator, encoding MSKYRDGYEFYCEMCERYGLEAISFRYYVLQLSQQQLSAYNMQAKQLGI
- a CDS encoding sensor domain-containing protein, with the translated sequence MMNITPSSINQMNYSLKELQDIFSAMNSSIIVAITDRTGKITFVNDHFCKISKYTREELVGQDHRLLNSGFHPKSFFREMWKTIGNGDMWNGEVCNRAKDGSLYWVKTTIIPFLDEKGKPYQYIAIRVDITAQKDIKKITHIAYHDELTGLPNRRKLEQRLENEFHQSRRTGEKFALFFIDVNRFKHINDGLGHIIGDMFLVEMSNRLRNIDHTSNSFYRHNSDEFVMILNDVSRIEEMAKEIISVFNESFIVDTYEFYASISIGISIFPDHANSVEELLKNADIAMYAAKSTRGNQYRLYRDNMDEANDKWLLLETKLHQALKQDRLELHYQPKIDLKTDSVIGMEALLRWYDPELGHIPPDRFIPFAEDCGLINDIGVWVLRKACAQARLWNESHELSLRVAVNISPIHISIGGFVDMVRGVIAETGIDPNLLEIEITEMSMLDYTEDLIDTIKQLRALGITISLDDFGTGYSSLNYLKKFPVDVLKIDRAFVRDIVPEKSGIAMISAMISLAHALNLQVVAEGVEEEAELNVLREHGCEYVQGYYFSKPLSVGDFTNLIVNSVTNKSSY